A single genomic interval of Ramlibacter pinisoli harbors:
- a CDS encoding ABC transporter ATP-binding protein codes for MSFLQLQGVSFGYPGFPPVVDDVSLSVGAGEIRCLVGRSGCGKTTLLKLAAGLLAPARGRVLLRGAAPDDRREVGFVFQSATLLDWLTVRANVLLPVSLQRRPARQDEQAADALLAQLGLAGFGPRYPRQLSGGQQSRVALARALLLQPPLLLLDEPFAALDAITREELQRDLLRVVRTGGTSVLFVTHDIAEAVFLGDQVSVIAGGRLVRTVDVAPEARTRDTPAFGRACADVREALGLEEAACA; via the coding sequence GTGAGCTTCCTGCAACTGCAAGGCGTGTCGTTCGGCTACCCCGGGTTCCCGCCGGTGGTCGACGACGTCTCGCTGTCGGTGGGGGCCGGGGAGATCCGCTGCCTGGTGGGCCGCAGCGGCTGCGGCAAGACCACGCTGCTCAAGCTCGCGGCCGGCCTGCTGGCGCCGGCGCGCGGCCGGGTGTTGCTGCGCGGCGCGGCGCCGGACGACCGGCGCGAGGTCGGCTTCGTGTTCCAGTCGGCGACCCTGCTCGACTGGCTGACGGTGCGCGCCAACGTGCTGCTGCCGGTCTCGCTGCAACGGCGCCCCGCCCGGCAGGACGAGCAGGCAGCCGATGCGCTGCTGGCGCAACTGGGCCTGGCCGGCTTCGGCCCGCGCTACCCGCGCCAGCTGTCCGGCGGCCAGCAGAGCCGGGTCGCGCTCGCCCGCGCCTTGCTGCTGCAGCCGCCGCTGCTGCTGCTCGACGAGCCGTTCGCCGCGCTGGACGCCATCACCCGGGAGGAACTGCAGCGCGACCTGCTGCGGGTGGTGCGCACCGGCGGCACCTCGGTGCTGTTCGTCACGCACGACATCGCCGAGGCGGTGTTCCTGGGCGACCAGGTCTCGGTCATCGCCGGGGGCCGGCTGGTGCGCACCGTCGATGTCGCTCCCGAGGCGCGCACGCGCGACACGCCGGCTTTCGGCCGCGCCTGCGCCGACGTGCGCGAGGCCCTGGGCCTGGAGGAGGCGGCATGCGCGTGA
- a CDS encoding NAD(P)/FAD-dependent oxidoreductase, translating to MDPQLDQEVIKTAAAHDGPIETDAVIIGAGPVGLFQVFELGLLEIKAHVIDSLAYPGGQPVELYPDKPIYDIPAVPVCTGQELTDALLKQIEPFGATFHLGQTVTVVERQEDGRFWVETSRGTRFLTRTIFIAAGVGAFEPRLLKVDGLDKFDGTQLFYRVKNPADFAGRNLVIVGGGDSALDWALNFAGEGPNKAESVILIHRRDGFQAAPASVARMHELCENHEMQFLVGQVTGYEEKDGRLTGAKVTGSDGVTRVVPLDVLLVFFGLSPKLGPIADWGLEIERKQLVVDTEKFSTNVPGIFAVGDINTYPGKKKLILSGFHECALAAFGAAPIVFPEKGKIHLQYTTTSPRLHKVLGVESPVFD from the coding sequence ATGGATCCGCAACTCGACCAAGAAGTGATCAAGACCGCCGCCGCGCACGACGGGCCGATCGAGACCGACGCCGTCATCATCGGCGCGGGCCCGGTCGGGCTGTTCCAGGTGTTCGAGCTCGGCCTGCTGGAGATCAAGGCCCACGTCATCGACTCGCTCGCCTACCCCGGCGGTCAGCCGGTCGAGCTGTATCCCGACAAGCCCATCTACGACATCCCCGCCGTCCCGGTGTGCACCGGCCAGGAGCTGACCGACGCGCTGCTCAAGCAGATCGAGCCGTTCGGCGCCACCTTCCACCTGGGCCAGACCGTCACGGTGGTCGAGCGCCAGGAGGACGGCCGCTTCTGGGTCGAGACCTCGCGTGGCACCCGGTTCCTTACCCGCACGATCTTCATCGCCGCCGGCGTGGGCGCCTTCGAGCCGCGCCTGCTGAAGGTCGACGGCCTCGACAAGTTCGACGGCACGCAGCTGTTCTACCGGGTGAAGAACCCGGCCGATTTCGCGGGGAGGAACCTGGTGATCGTCGGTGGCGGCGACTCCGCGCTGGACTGGGCCTTGAACTTCGCGGGCGAGGGCCCGAACAAGGCCGAGAGCGTGATCCTGATCCACCGCCGCGACGGCTTCCAGGCCGCGCCGGCTTCCGTGGCCAGGATGCACGAGCTGTGCGAGAACCACGAGATGCAGTTCCTCGTCGGCCAGGTCACCGGCTACGAGGAAAAGGACGGCCGCCTCACCGGCGCCAAGGTCACCGGCTCGGACGGCGTGACCCGCGTGGTGCCGCTGGACGTGCTGCTGGTGTTCTTCGGCCTGTCGCCCAAGCTCGGCCCCATCGCCGACTGGGGCCTCGAGATCGAGCGCAAGCAGCTGGTGGTGGACACCGAGAAGTTCTCCACCAATGTGCCGGGCATCTTCGCGGTGGGCGACATCAACACCTACCCCGGCAAGAAGAAGCTCATCCTGTCGGGCTTCCACGAGTGCGCCCTGGCCGCCTTCGGCGCGGCGCCGATCGTCTTCCCCGAGAAGGGCAAGATCCACCTGCAGTACACGACGACGTCGCCCAGGCTGCACAAGGTGCTGGGCGTGGAATCGCCGGTGTTCGACTGA
- a CDS encoding sulfate adenylyltransferase subunit 1, with product MNASVSPAVLAAVQDEEHAAALRFITCGSVDDGKSTLIGRLLVDSQAVLQDQLAGVQRAGATDLALLTDGLSAEREQGITIDVAYRYFATAGRKFIIGDAPGHEQYTRNMVTAASSADAAVVLVDATKLRWADAGLALLPQTRRHSLLVHLLRVPSVVFAINKLDAVEQPELAFRNIAGALATFCEAAGITARAVVPISALEGFNVVQPTPGWAGYTGASLLQVLESLPAAAAETAQAFALPVQWVEKFSGSADTSQGRRVFWGRVATGTVKPGQPVRVMPSGQTAVVAQVLDTVRRPRDVAAGHSAGIVLDREVDVSRGDWLLAPEAPEAVREVSGTIAWLDDEPLVAGRAYWALHGHRWVKAKVRRVVHRLDIHTLAEEDATQLERNAIGHVELVLQEPLATRPYTQARRPGSLVLVDTASHRTAGAVLVR from the coding sequence ATGAACGCCAGCGTTTCCCCCGCCGTGCTCGCCGCCGTCCAGGACGAGGAGCACGCCGCCGCCCTGCGGTTCATCACCTGCGGCTCGGTCGACGACGGCAAGAGCACCCTCATCGGCCGCCTGCTGGTGGACAGCCAGGCCGTCCTGCAGGACCAGCTGGCGGGCGTGCAGCGCGCCGGCGCCACCGACCTGGCCCTGCTCACCGACGGCCTGTCCGCCGAGCGCGAGCAAGGCATCACGATCGACGTCGCCTATCGCTACTTCGCCACCGCCGGGCGCAAGTTCATCATCGGCGACGCGCCCGGGCACGAGCAGTACACCCGCAACATGGTGACGGCCGCCTCCAGCGCCGATGCCGCCGTGGTGCTGGTCGACGCCACCAAGCTGCGCTGGGCCGATGCCGGCCTCGCGCTGCTGCCGCAGACGCGCCGCCACTCGCTGCTGGTGCACCTGCTGCGCGTGCCGTCGGTGGTGTTCGCCATCAACAAGCTCGACGCCGTGGAACAGCCCGAGCTGGCCTTCCGCAACATCGCCGGCGCGCTGGCCACCTTCTGCGAAGCCGCCGGCATCACCGCCCGCGCCGTGGTGCCGATCTCGGCGCTGGAGGGCTTCAACGTCGTCCAGCCCACGCCCGGCTGGGCCGGCTACACCGGTGCCTCGCTGCTGCAGGTGCTCGAAAGCCTGCCCGCCGCAGCCGCCGAGACCGCGCAGGCCTTCGCCTTGCCGGTGCAGTGGGTCGAGAAATTCTCCGGCTCGGCCGACACCTCGCAGGGGCGGCGCGTGTTCTGGGGCCGCGTGGCCACCGGGACCGTGAAGCCCGGCCAGCCGGTGCGTGTCATGCCCTCGGGCCAGACCGCCGTCGTCGCCCAGGTGCTGGACACCGTGCGCCGGCCGCGCGACGTGGCCGCCGGCCACAGCGCCGGCATCGTGCTGGACCGCGAGGTCGACGTCTCGCGCGGCGACTGGCTGCTGGCGCCCGAGGCACCCGAGGCGGTGCGCGAGGTCAGCGGCACCATCGCCTGGCTCGACGACGAACCCCTGGTGGCGGGCCGCGCCTACTGGGCGCTGCACGGGCACCGCTGGGTCAAGGCCAAGGTGCGCCGCGTGGTGCACCGGCTGGACATCCACACCCTGGCCGAGGAAGACGCGACCCAGCTGGAACGCAATGCCATCGGCCATGTCGAACTGGTGTTGCAGGAACCGCTGGCCACCCGCCCGTACACGCAGGCCCGCCGGCCCGGTTCACTGGTGCTGGTGGACACCGCCAGCCACCGCACCGCAGGAGCGGTTCTCGTCCGTTGA
- a CDS encoding FAD-dependent oxidoreductase, with protein sequence MTSLRSLRIGIAGAGLLGRLLAFTLARAGHAVHVHDPAPGPDGRGAAGWTAAGMLSPLAELETADDRVFRWGLRSIELWPAILRGLPQPVEFALDGSLLVAHREDAGAARRVLDLLARKLPAGHEAEPLTAGDLAGLEPSLRAGPQAWLLRGEGRIHTVQAMQALVAGAPSAHWHWSSPVDAVEPGCLHLGGRREPYDWVFDVRGLGARPQLPVRGVRGEIFWLQAPGVELRRPVRLLHARHRVYLVPRAPDIVVVGASEIESEDRSPVSVRSTVELLAAAHSIVPALAEARIVHSESNLRPALPDNQPVLDSQPGLTRINGLFRHGWLIAPGLVETALESLA encoded by the coding sequence ATGACCTCGCTGCGTTCCCTGCGCATCGGCATCGCCGGCGCCGGCCTGCTGGGCCGGCTGCTGGCGTTCACGCTCGCACGCGCCGGCCACGCGGTGCACGTGCACGATCCCGCCCCGGGCCCGGACGGGCGCGGGGCGGCCGGCTGGACAGCGGCCGGCATGCTCAGTCCGCTGGCCGAACTCGAGACGGCCGACGACCGCGTGTTTCGCTGGGGCCTGCGCTCCATCGAGCTGTGGCCGGCCATCCTGCGCGGGCTGCCGCAGCCGGTGGAGTTCGCGCTCGACGGCAGCCTGCTGGTCGCGCACCGCGAGGACGCCGGCGCGGCGCGCCGCGTGCTGGACCTGCTGGCCCGCAAATTGCCGGCAGGACACGAGGCCGAGCCCCTCACGGCCGGCGACCTCGCCGGCCTGGAGCCGTCGCTGCGCGCCGGCCCGCAAGCCTGGCTGCTGCGCGGCGAGGGCCGCATCCACACCGTGCAGGCCATGCAGGCCCTGGTGGCCGGCGCTCCCTCGGCGCACTGGCACTGGTCGTCGCCGGTCGACGCGGTCGAGCCGGGCTGCCTGCACCTGGGCGGCCGGCGCGAGCCGTACGACTGGGTGTTCGACGTGCGCGGGCTGGGCGCGCGCCCGCAGCTGCCGGTGCGCGGCGTGCGCGGCGAGATCTTCTGGCTGCAGGCGCCGGGCGTGGAACTGCGCCGGCCGGTGCGCCTGCTGCATGCGCGCCACCGTGTCTACCTGGTGCCGCGCGCGCCCGACATCGTGGTCGTGGGGGCCAGCGAGATCGAGAGCGAGGACCGCTCGCCGGTCTCGGTGCGCAGCACGGTCGAACTGCTCGCGGCCGCCCACAGCATCGTGCCGGCGCTGGCGGAAGCCCGGATCGTGCACTCGGAAAGCAACCTGCGTCCCGCCTTGCCCGACAACCAGCCCGTGCTCGACTCGCAGCCGGGCCTCACCCGCATCAACGGGCTGTTCCGCCACGGCTGGCTCATCGCGCCCGGCCTGGTGGAGACCGCCCTGGAGTCCCTCGCATGA
- the thiS gene encoding sulfur carrier protein ThiS has protein sequence MIAIQLNKDRLELDDGATLATLVTLLDKPPASLATAVNGDFVPRDLRERHPLRDGDVVLTFEPITGG, from the coding sequence ATGATCGCCATCCAGTTGAACAAGGATCGCCTGGAGCTCGACGACGGCGCCACGCTGGCCACCCTCGTCACCCTGCTCGACAAGCCACCGGCCTCGCTGGCCACCGCCGTCAACGGCGACTTCGTCCCGCGCGACCTGCGCGAGCGGCATCCCCTGCGCGACGGCGACGTCGTGCTGACCTTCGAACCCATCACCGGAGGCTGA
- a CDS encoding SDR family oxidoreductase: MDFSGKVVLVTGASRGIGAAIAKAFAARGATVAVNYLRRADAAQDVAQACRQAGGDGVALQADVTVPSEAAGLVGRVAQDLGRLDVVVNNAFAPYSFDPERRKPFEALAWSDYQGQFEGSVGAAFHVCRAALPHLRTRAQGAIVNIVTDLVEDPVVPYHDYATAKSALVGFSRQLAAEAGPQGVRVNCVAPGLVHPTEGSAGTRASFREALMAATPLRRLARPDDVAGPVLFLASPLAGFMTGQVLFVDGGRVMR, from the coding sequence ATGGATTTTTCGGGCAAGGTGGTCCTGGTCACGGGCGCGTCGCGCGGCATCGGCGCGGCCATCGCCAAGGCGTTCGCGGCCCGCGGCGCCACCGTGGCAGTCAATTACCTGCGGCGCGCCGACGCCGCCCAGGACGTGGCGCAGGCCTGCCGCCAGGCGGGCGGCGACGGTGTGGCGCTGCAGGCCGACGTCACCGTCCCGTCCGAAGCGGCCGGACTGGTCGGCCGTGTCGCGCAGGACCTGGGACGTCTCGACGTGGTGGTGAACAACGCGTTCGCCCCCTACAGCTTCGACCCCGAGCGGCGCAAGCCGTTCGAGGCCCTGGCCTGGTCGGACTACCAGGGCCAGTTCGAGGGTTCGGTCGGCGCGGCCTTCCATGTCTGCCGCGCCGCGCTGCCGCACCTGCGCACGCGGGCGCAGGGCGCCATCGTCAACATCGTGACCGACCTGGTCGAGGACCCCGTCGTGCCGTACCACGACTACGCCACGGCCAAGTCGGCCCTGGTCGGCTTCAGCCGGCAGCTGGCCGCCGAGGCCGGGCCGCAGGGCGTGCGCGTCAACTGCGTCGCGCCCGGCCTGGTGCACCCGACCGAGGGCAGCGCCGGCACCCGCGCGTCGTTCCGCGAGGCGCTGATGGCGGCCACGCCGCTGCGCCGGCTGGCCCGGCCCGACGACGTGGCCGGCCCGGTGCTGTTCCTGGCGTCGCCGCTCGCCGGCTTCATGACCGGCCAGGTGCTGTTCGTCGATGGCGGGAGGGTGATGCGATGA
- the fdxA gene encoding ferredoxin FdxA, translated as MTHVVTEQCIRCKYTDCVDVCPVDCFREGPNMLVIDPDECIDCAVCIPECPVNAIYAEEDVPADQVGFIKLNVELAQATGWKSITKRKPALDDAEEWKDKPGKLSELVR; from the coding sequence ATGACCCACGTCGTCACCGAACAATGTATTCGCTGCAAGTACACCGACTGCGTGGACGTCTGTCCCGTGGACTGCTTCCGCGAAGGGCCGAACATGCTGGTGATCGACCCTGACGAGTGCATCGACTGCGCCGTCTGCATCCCCGAGTGCCCCGTCAACGCGATCTACGCCGAAGAGGACGTGCCGGCCGACCAGGTCGGCTTCATCAAACTGAACGTCGAGCTGGCCCAGGCGACCGGCTGGAAGAGCATCACCAAGCGCAAGCCGGCCCTGGACGATGCAGAGGAATGGAAAGACAAGCCGGGCAAGCTGTCCGAGCTCGTCCGCTGA
- a CDS encoding ABC transporter permease, whose product MRVSPRDRLASLALLAALLAAWEAAARGLSLSALVLPPPSAVLAALGKGLASGYLWPHLRATGSELLLGLLLGCGIGFAAGVVLAEQPALRRLLMPYVVVSQVVPKLALMPLFIIWFGFGQTSTVVITALICFFPLMENTMTGLAQVPPDRLELFRMLGASRAQTLWRLKLPSGLPSVLAGLRIAVVLALVGAVVGEFIGASHGLGALIIAAQGSMDTALMFAVLVLISVLGLALYQATVLLERRLLRPYTHSA is encoded by the coding sequence ATGCGCGTGAGCCCACGCGACCGGCTCGCCAGCCTCGCGCTGCTGGCGGCGCTGCTGGCGGCGTGGGAAGCCGCCGCCCGCGGGTTGTCGCTCTCGGCACTGGTGCTGCCGCCGCCCAGCGCAGTGCTGGCCGCCCTGGGCAAGGGACTGGCCAGCGGTTACCTGTGGCCGCACCTGCGCGCCACTGGCAGCGAACTGCTGCTGGGGCTGCTCCTCGGTTGCGGCATCGGGTTCGCCGCCGGCGTGGTGCTGGCCGAGCAGCCCGCGCTGCGCCGGCTGCTCATGCCCTACGTGGTGGTGAGCCAGGTCGTGCCCAAGCTGGCGCTGATGCCGCTCTTCATCATCTGGTTCGGCTTCGGCCAGACATCCACCGTGGTCATCACCGCGCTGATCTGTTTCTTCCCGCTGATGGAGAACACCATGACCGGCCTGGCGCAGGTGCCGCCCGACCGGCTCGAGCTGTTCCGGATGCTGGGCGCGAGCCGCGCCCAGACGCTGTGGCGGCTCAAGCTGCCCAGCGGCCTGCCGTCCGTCCTCGCCGGCCTGCGCATCGCCGTCGTGCTGGCGCTGGTCGGTGCCGTGGTGGGCGAGTTCATCGGCGCCAGCCACGGCCTGGGCGCGCTCATCATCGCGGCGCAGGGCAGCATGGACACCGCGCTGATGTTCGCGGTGCTGGTGCTGATCTCCGTTCTCGGCCTGGCCCTCTACCAGGCGACCGTGCTGCTCGAGCGCCGCCTGCTGCGTCCCTACACCCACTCCGCCTGA
- a CDS encoding ABC transporter substrate-binding protein, producing MHLTTRRHLLLAAAGIGLSAPLLAQPRPDKVTVAGWSKPITEVTPLLVDEDKPFYRAQGITLDYIPGAGGGDAIRNILSGQADVAFTDPGSLFAALDKGEKLRAIYDIYPQNVFNVVSLRKSGIRKPADLKGKRIGVYSLSSGTRQNLQVMLHLAGLSEADVTVVVTGLLNFAPLLQGQVDATAATDTGLLVGRRRGLAEVDVMEVGKVLNVSSDLFVVREEVYQRRKDVLRRFLRGYRDSAAWMMASPAEAAALAGKRAIDATDPELALEIIKVRNASSVSELTRQRGLGTMDVAMLQKAADVYRQLELVQHPLDMAQVVAVDLLPGR from the coding sequence ATGCACCTGACCACCCGCCGCCACCTGCTCCTGGCCGCCGCCGGCATCGGCCTCTCCGCTCCCCTCCTGGCACAGCCGCGCCCCGACAAGGTGACGGTCGCGGGCTGGAGCAAGCCCATCACCGAGGTCACGCCGCTGCTGGTGGACGAGGACAAGCCGTTCTACCGGGCCCAGGGCATCACCCTCGACTACATCCCGGGCGCCGGTGGCGGCGATGCCATCCGCAACATCCTCAGCGGCCAGGCCGACGTGGCGTTCACCGATCCCGGTTCGCTGTTCGCCGCCCTCGACAAGGGCGAGAAGCTGCGCGCCATCTACGACATCTACCCGCAGAACGTGTTCAACGTGGTGTCGCTGCGCAAGAGCGGGATCCGCAAGCCGGCCGACCTCAAGGGCAAGCGCATCGGCGTCTACAGCCTGTCCAGCGGCACGCGCCAGAACCTGCAGGTGATGCTGCACCTGGCCGGCCTGAGCGAGGCAGACGTCACCGTGGTCGTCACCGGCCTGCTGAATTTCGCGCCCCTGCTGCAGGGGCAGGTCGACGCCACCGCGGCCACCGACACCGGCCTGCTGGTCGGCCGGCGGCGCGGCCTGGCCGAGGTCGACGTGATGGAAGTCGGCAAGGTGCTCAACGTCTCGAGCGACCTGTTCGTGGTGCGCGAGGAGGTGTACCAGCGCCGCAAGGACGTGCTGCGCCGGTTCCTGCGCGGCTACCGCGACAGCGCGGCCTGGATGATGGCCAGTCCGGCCGAGGCGGCCGCGCTGGCGGGCAAGCGCGCCATCGACGCCACCGACCCGGAGCTCGCGCTGGAGATCATCAAGGTCCGCAATGCCTCCAGCGTGAGCGAGCTCACCAGGCAGCGCGGGCTCGGCACCATGGACGTCGCCATGCTGCAGAAGGCTGCCGACGTGTACCGGCAGCTCGAGCTGGTGCAGCACCCCCTGGACATGGCGCAGGTGGTCGCGGTCGACCTGCTGCCGGGACGCTGA
- a CDS encoding thiamine phosphate synthase, giving the protein MNAATMPLVAVLATGSTVPEVMPFAQACEVHGVRGLAPADAARALATALRAGGAAAVVVLSVDRIDGEAAHWLDAQQARGWIRGDDVPTFAQAWGAALAQGHVPADAALLAWPSLPLLSWGDQGAPAAQAAMPAREPLGLYAIVDSTARLRQVLQAGVRTVQLRVKRPADADAAWDNALRPTLGEGLALARDAGATLFINDHWRLAAEFGAAAVHLGQEDLLALGEAGRAELRASGVALGISSHAMWELARARALAPRYVACGPVWPTTTKDMPWRPQGLDNLAWWCRAARAPVVAIGGILTAEQVRLTARAGADGVCVLRGLGADPRQVVPALQEAFATGHAEAAATPVPARPHPTLGALA; this is encoded by the coding sequence ATGAACGCCGCAACCATGCCCCTGGTGGCGGTGCTCGCCACCGGCTCGACGGTGCCGGAGGTCATGCCGTTCGCGCAGGCCTGCGAAGTGCACGGCGTCCGCGGCCTGGCGCCGGCCGATGCGGCCCGCGCGCTGGCGACCGCGCTGCGTGCCGGTGGTGCGGCGGCGGTGGTCGTCCTGTCCGTCGACCGGATCGATGGCGAAGCCGCCCACTGGCTCGACGCGCAACAGGCCCGCGGCTGGATCCGCGGCGACGACGTCCCGACCTTCGCGCAGGCCTGGGGAGCCGCGCTGGCGCAGGGACACGTGCCGGCCGACGCCGCGCTGCTGGCCTGGCCGTCGCTGCCCCTGCTGTCCTGGGGCGACCAGGGGGCGCCGGCGGCGCAGGCGGCCATGCCGGCGCGCGAGCCGCTCGGCCTGTACGCCATCGTCGACAGCACGGCCCGGCTGCGCCAGGTGCTGCAGGCGGGCGTTCGCACCGTGCAGCTGCGCGTCAAGCGCCCGGCCGACGCGGATGCGGCCTGGGACAACGCCTTGCGCCCTACGTTGGGCGAGGGCCTTGCGCTGGCACGCGACGCCGGTGCCACGCTGTTCATCAACGACCACTGGCGCCTGGCGGCCGAGTTCGGCGCCGCGGCGGTCCATCTCGGGCAGGAAGACCTGCTGGCGCTGGGCGAGGCCGGCCGGGCCGAGCTGCGTGCCAGCGGCGTCGCCCTGGGCATCAGCTCGCATGCGATGTGGGAGCTGGCCCGCGCCCGCGCGCTGGCGCCGCGCTATGTCGCCTGCGGGCCCGTGTGGCCGACCACCACCAAGGACATGCCGTGGCGGCCGCAGGGCCTGGACAACCTGGCCTGGTGGTGCCGCGCGGCCCGGGCGCCGGTCGTCGCCATCGGTGGCATCCTCACCGCCGAGCAGGTCCGGCTCACCGCCCGGGCCGGCGCCGACGGCGTGTGCGTGCTGCGCGGCCTCGGCGCCGACCCGCGCCAGGTCGTGCCGGCCTTGCAGGAGGCGTTCGCGACCGGTCATGCCGAGGCGGCGGCCACGCCGGTGCCGGCCCGGCCGCACCCGACGCTGGGAGCGCTCGCATGA
- a CDS encoding thiazole synthase gives MAFSIGGATLESRFFLGTASYPSPEVLGDAIRAAGTQVVTVGLRRQLSGGAGAGDFYRMVRDSGAHLLPNTAGCTTAREAVTLARMAREMFGTHWIKLEVVGDEYTLQPDPWELVEAARELARDGFEVFPYCTDDLVTCNRLLDAGCRILMPWGAPIGSGQGLLNPTALRTLRARLPDVPLVVDAGIGSPRDAVQAMELGYDAVLVNSAVALAHDPVTMARAFRLAIEGGRLAYEGGIMAKQDMAVATTPVTGRPFVL, from the coding sequence ATGGCCTTTTCCATCGGCGGCGCCACGCTCGAGAGCCGCTTCTTCCTGGGCACCGCCAGCTACCCCTCGCCCGAGGTGCTGGGCGATGCCATCCGTGCCGCCGGCACCCAGGTGGTCACCGTCGGCCTGCGCCGCCAGCTCTCGGGTGGCGCCGGCGCCGGCGACTTCTACCGCATGGTGCGCGACAGCGGCGCCCACCTGCTGCCCAACACGGCCGGCTGCACCACCGCGCGCGAGGCCGTCACGCTGGCGCGCATGGCGCGCGAGATGTTCGGCACGCACTGGATCAAGCTCGAGGTGGTGGGCGACGAGTACACCCTGCAGCCCGATCCCTGGGAGCTGGTCGAGGCCGCACGCGAGCTGGCCCGGGACGGCTTCGAGGTGTTCCCGTATTGCACCGACGACCTCGTCACCTGCAACCGCCTGCTCGACGCCGGCTGCAGGATCCTCATGCCCTGGGGCGCGCCCATCGGGTCCGGACAGGGCCTGCTGAACCCCACCGCCTTGCGCACGCTGCGCGCCCGCCTGCCCGACGTGCCGCTGGTGGTCGACGCCGGCATCGGCTCGCCGCGCGATGCGGTGCAGGCGATGGAACTGGGTTACGACGCCGTGCTGGTGAATTCGGCCGTGGCGCTGGCACACGACCCGGTGACCATGGCGCGCGCGTTCAGGCTGGCCATCGAGGGCGGCCGCCTGGCGTACGAGGGCGGCATCATGGCCAAGCAGGACATGGCGGTGGCGACCACGCCGGTGACGGGACGGCCGTTCGTGCTCTGA